In the genome of Candidatus Kinetoplastibacterium desouzaii TCC079E, the window TTTTGAAGAAAGTAGTCTCGTGAATTATGAAAATAATTGTGTGAAGCAGATATCAAATAATAATATAGAATCAAATAGAAATAAATTAGTTTCTCTTGCTCAAATTTTCATAAGAATTCCAGAAAATGCAACTTCTAGTGAGATTGATGAATTATATAAAAAAGCAAGTATTTTGCACGATGATGCTTCTAAAAATCACAATTTTTCTGAGTTGGCAATTAATTTTTCAGATGGTATAGAAGCATCAAGTGGTGGTTTTCTAGGCAAGAGACTATTAGACAAATGGCCAGATGTATTTGTTGAGAATATTGTTTCTTTGTCTAATGGAGAAATAAGTAAAATCATAAAAAGTAGTAGCGGTTTTCATATTTTAAAGATGTTAGATAGAGAAGTTGATAGTATGTCTTATGTTAGTAATGATAAAAATTTAGTAGATCAATTTCATATAAAACATATTTTAGTAAAAAAATCTTTTGCAATTACCGATGAGGAGGCATTTTTATATTTATCGGCTATTAGGAAGGAAATTATATCGAATTGTATTTGTTTTGAAGATATGGCTCAAAAGTATTCACATGATATTACAGCACCACAAGGTGGTGATATGGGATGGTTGACTTTAAGTGAGATGTTGCCAGAAATTGCAAAGAGTGTTGTTTGTTTAACTGATAATAAAGTCAGTGAAATTATAACTTCCCCTATTGGTTACCA includes:
- a CDS encoding peptidylprolyl isomerase, with amino-acid sequence MMYRVKVLDSIKQNILLFIFMLITFDIFAIHKESNLNVSFCNGIAAVVNGEIITITELDAEENIFRSGSNKQLKKISEYDLRRLALQKLIDKILIRQESNKRNIFVSDNDIYNVVHSIASHNNMTIDKFRVFVEKNGLLWTSYLDSLRDEMYDSFLRKQIFEESSLVNYENNCVKQISNNNIESNRNKLVSLAQIFIRIPENATSSEIDELYKKASILHDDASKNHNFSELAINFSDGIEASSGGFLGKRLLDKWPDVFVENIVSLSNGEISKIIKSSSGFHILKMLDREVDSMSYVSNDKNLVDQFHIKHILVKKSFAITDEEAFLYLSAIRKEIISNCICFEDMAQKYSHDITAPQGGDMGWLTLSEMLPEIAKSVVCLTDNKVSEIITSPIGYHIIKLYSRRLLDIKEDRQEITNNQYLFDLHGKYIFDVWLERIRSQSYIHSNSV